The genomic window GTTAATATAGAAAATGAAGAACAAGAAGCTACTTTTAAAGCAGAAATGAGTTCAATCGGATTTGAAATTATAGAAGAGTAGCATGAGTAATTCGAAACAACTTATTCGTTCTTGTTGTGAAGATATAAGTTATATTTGTGATATAGAAAAAAAATTACCCAATGAGGGTGAACTTGCCCAATTAAGCAATATTTTTAAAGCACTAAACGATCCCATTCGAGTAAAAATTTTATTTGCTCTTTTAGAGTATGAAATTTGTGTGGGAGAGATGGTGAATTTATTACAAATCCCTCAATCTCACGTTTCCCACCAACTTAAAATTTTAAGAAAATATGGAATTGTTGAGTTTACAAAAGATAAAAAAATGTCTTTTTATTACATAAAAAATGAGTATATAAAAACATTATTGATACTTGCGCAAAAGGGCATAAAGGAATAAAAATGTCTAAAGAAAAAATCAATCTAAATATTTCAGGAATGACTTGTGTAAATTGTTCAAATGGAATAGAAAAGGTTGTTGGTAAATTAAAAGGTTTAGAATCTTCAAAAGTGAGTTTCGCTTCAAATGAGGGTGAATTTTATATAAATACAGAATTCTTAGATAAACAAAGTCTAATCAATAAAATAGAAAAGCTAGGTTATGGAGTTGAAGAAAATTTAGAAGCTTTAGAAAAAAGTAAATTAAAAGCATATAACAAGTTAAAAAGAGTTTTTATACTTAGTGCAACTATTGCTGTTATTATGTTCTATTTTATGTTCTTTCCACTTGAAAATATGCAAATAAATCAATATTTGATGTTTTTTTTAGCAACAGTTGTTCAGTTTTATGCTGGTTCAAGATTTTATATTTTGGCCTTTAAGGCTTTACGAAATAAAAATTATGATATGAATGTGTTGGTAGCTTTAGGAACAAGTGCTGCTTATTTTTATTCTGTTTTTGTAGTTTTATTCCCTTCTTTATTTCCTGAACATTTAAGATTTATCTATTTTGATGGAGCTGTTGTAATTATTACTTTTATACTTTTAGGGCGATTACTTGAAGAGCGTTCAAAAGCAAAAGCAACTGATTTTTTAAAAAAACTTATGGATTTAGCTCCTTTAAATGCAACCTTAATTTGTGAAGATGGAAGTTATAAAACTATTTTAGCAACACAGTTAAAAGTAGGAGATAGAGTTTTAATAAAATCAGGAGAAAAAATATCAACAGATGCACTTATAAAAAAAGGTAGTGCAGATATTGATACTTCTATGATTACAGGTGAATCAATGCCTGTTTATAAAACAATAGGCGATGAGGTAATTGCAGGAACTTTAAACACTTCTGGTGTTATTGAAGTGGAAGTTTTAAAAGAGTCAAAAGATACAACACTTTCTAAAATAGTTGAGCTTTTAAGTACTGCCCAAAGTAAAAAATTACCAATTAGCAGATTTGCAGATAAAGTTGCAAATATTTTTGTACCTGCTGTTATTTTGGCTTCTGTTGTGACTTTTTTAGTTTGGTTTTTTATTGTGGGAGACACAATGGGCGCAATATTAGCTTCTATTTCTGTATTGATTATCTCTTGTCCTTGTGCTTTAGGACTTGCAACTCCAATTGCCATTGTAAGTGCTGTTGGAAAAGGTGCACATGAGGGAATTTTGATAAAAAATCCAGAAATACTAGAACTAATAAAAGATATAAAATATGCAGTATTTGATAAAACGGGAACTTTAACAACTGGAATTATTAGTGTAAAAGATGCTCTTTATGAAGAGTCACTTTTAGATATTTTAGCTTCACTTGAAACACAAAGTGAACATCCTATTTCAAAAGCTGTGGTAAATTTTGCTAAGGCAAAAAATCTAGCTTGTGATAAAACATTTGAAGATACTCAAATCATTGCAGGGCAAGGAATAAGTGCAAGTTTTGAAGATAAAAAACTATTAATTGGAAGTCTTAGTTTTTTAGAAAAAAATGATGTTGTCCTAGAAACTAAATATTTAGAGTTTTATAATAAATCATTAAATGATGGCTCGGGAGTTATTTTGGCTTCTTTTGATAAAAAATGTGTGGCAGTTTTTGCTTTAGCAGATACCATAAAACAAGGTGCAAAAGAGTTAATAATAAATCTAAAAGCAAAAAATATAACTCCAATTTTATTAACAGGTGACAATGAAACTACAGCAAATAGTGTGGCAGAAAAATTAGGAATAGAAAAAGTATATGCTCAAGTTCTTCCCGATGAAAAATACAAAGTTATAATAGAACTTCAAAAAGAAGCAAAAGTCATGTTTGTGGGTGATGGAATAAATGATTCTCCCTCTATAAAACAAGCAGATATTGGAATAACACTAAATTCAGGTTCTGATATAACAAAAGATGCGGGAGATATTATTTTAATAAATAATGATTTAAATGCAGTATTAAAAAGTATAAATTTATCAATTGAATCAATGAAGATTATCAAACAAAATCTATTTTGGGCATTTATTTACAACGCTGCTGGAATTCCATTAGCAGCTGGTGTTTTTTTCCCGATTTTTGGAATAATGCTAAGCCCAATGTACGCAGGAATTGCCATGAGTTTTTCTTCAGTTACAGTAGTTCTAAATTCTTTGAGATTAAAACTAAAAAAAATTTAAAGAAACTGCTTTATTCATCGCTAAACCATTTTTTATTGTAATCTTTTAAAGATTCAGGATAATATCTGTGTTTAGGGATGTTATTTATTATCACTGCAATTATTAGCAAAATAAAAGCTCCAGAAGTCACAGGAACTAAAACATATAAAAACCCCAAGTCATGTATTTGATTACTTCCAATAACTGCAATTAGGGCTGTTGCGCCACCTGGCGGATGTAAGGTAAGAGTTAATTGCATAATTAAAATGGAAGTTGAAACAGCAAAAGCTGAACATAATAGAATGTTTCCAGAAAATAATTTAAATGAAATCACTCCCACTAATGCGGATAAAATATGTCCACCAATTAAATTTCTAGGTTGAGCAAGGGGAGAATTCACCGCTCCATAAACTAAAACAGCACTAGCTCCAAAAGAGCCAATTACTAAAGTTAAATCTTTGTCATTTAAGATATTACGATGAAAATATGAAATGGCTAATATTCCTATAAATGAAGCAATCCAAGACCAAAGAATATTTGATTTTTCCAAAGATTCTGAATTTATTTTTTTGAACTGTTTAAAAAACTTTTTCATTTACAAACTTTTAATTTAAATTAAAGTTATAGTATCAAAAAGTTTAAAGTAGATGATTGATTTGAGTCAAGATTAATTTTATAAGAAGATAGTTCTTCTTATAAAATATTTAGTTGGTGAGCTAAATCGTCAGCAATTCTTTTATAGTTTCTTACATCAAGAAGTCTTTTTTGACCATTAATTCCAACTTGTGCCACTTCCTCTTTTGATAGTGAAATAATATATTCAAGTTTTTCTTTTATTGATTGTTCATCAAAGTTTGTAAACCAAGCACTAACATTGTCTTCAAAAATTGAAGCATTATTTTCATTATTACTCATAATACAAGGAACGGCACTTGAATAATAATCTAAAACTTTCATAGGGGTTGAACTATTAAATAGTGCAATATCTGGAAGTGGTGATAATCCAACATCTGCAAGTGCAATAAGTTCCAATAACTCATTTCTTGTTTTTGCATCATGAATTTCAATATTATCTCTTAGATTTGAAAATTCATTTAATAAATCATCTAAATATTCAGGGTCTTTTGTTGAAATCATTAGTTTATAATTTGAACTACTAATATTACTAAATGCTTCTAAAATAGTTTCAAACTCTCTTAATTTATCAAGAGTTCCTGCATAAAAGAATCTTTTTTCGCTTCCTTCATGCTGAATGTTACTTTGTAAAACATCTGGGTCAATTGCCGATGGAATTACAAAAGTTCTAATTTTTACATCTTTGAAATAATCATTTTTCATTTGAAAAGAAGTTGGTAAAAAAATATCACACTCATTTATAAGATAAATTTCTGAATAAGTTTGAATTTTATTACTTATAACATCAAAAAGTGTTTTTTTATTATTAGCTTCATCCGTTTGAAGTTTTGCAATTCTTTTAGGAAAAGATAATCTAAAGCCAACTTTGAAATTATATTTTTCTTTTTGTTTTAAAACTTCTTTTAATAAATCCGTAGAATTTCTAATTACAACAAATTGATATTCGTATAAATCTATTCCACTGTTTGATAATTCTTTGATAATATTATTTTTTAGATTTTCTGGAATTATGATTCTACCATCATCTTCTATTTCAATCTTTGTTTTAACTTTTGAAAAATAAGTTGTGTTTATATCAAAATGTTTAGTTAAATATTTTTGAAATAAAGGGCCAATAAAACTATGGTCTGTGTATTCATCTTGATCAGTAATATATAAAAACTTGCTCATGTATAACTCCTTTAAAATTTTCTAAAAAATTTTAGCATTAAAGTGTCGCAACAAAAAAGCATTTAAAAAAAGATTAAGTTTAGTAGAGTTTCCCAAATAAATCAACATGGGTTAAATAGACTCGCAAATCAAATTCAACTTGATGATAAGAGGGCATCATAAAGGTGCAAAGATTGTAAAAAGCTTTGTCATGCTCTTTTTCTTTGAAGTGAGCAAGTTCATGTACAACAATCATTTGTAAGAACTCTTCAGGCATGTTTTTAAAAACTGAGGCAACTCTTATTTCATTTTTTGATTTTAGTTTTCCACCTTGAACCCTCGAAACAATTGAGTGCATTCCCAAAGCATTGTTGATTACATTTATTTTTCCATCATACATTACTTTTGAAACTTGATGTTTTTTAAAATATTCGTTTTTGAAATCCATCACATAAGAGTATAAAGTTTTGTCATTTGTAAAGCTGTGAGCGTTTGGATATTTTGTTTTTATGTATGATGATAGTTTTTCTTTTTCTATCAAAACTTTGATTTTATCTTGTAAATCTTTTGGGTAGTGGTTTAGGTATTTCATGGGCGAATTATAACTTATTGTGCTATAACGCTTCCTTATTAAGAAAACTACTACTTAAAAAGTCTTTATCTTCTTTTGATTCTTTTCCATCCCCAAACAAATATTTCAACATAAGTTCCTCTTTACTTAAAACTTCTTTATTCTCTTTTTTTGTATTAGTTTTATTACTTGTTAAATCTATATCATTATATTTTTGAGTAAATTGTGTTGTATCTAAATATTGAGATTCATATTCTTCCTTTTTATGAGCCATTGCTTCTGTTGTTTTTGCATCTTTCCACTCTTTTATCCAACCATTTTTTTCAGTCCCAAAGTTTTCACTTTGTTTTACATCATAAAATGAACCATTTTGATAATCTATTGATAAAACTAAATCTGGTACTGAATCAAATCCATTTCTTGCAAGTTTTGCCAACGCTGCTCCATCTGAAGCTATACTCATCTGTTTTGTAAAATCAGACTTATTTGGATTTTCATTAATCTTTTTTGTATATATTTCAAATACATCTGTTCCATCTTCTGTTACAAACTTTCCATCTTTTATTTCTAAATCTTTTAAGTTATAACCTGTTACATCTTTTATATTTTGAACTAAACCATATTTTGAAGATGATTCTGCATTATATTGTGTTGAATCATCTGAACGACTTGAACTAATATGTAAAAATAATTGTTTTGCATTATCAGCAGTATTTATAACATCTTCAATAGATTTAGTAAGAGTTTCATCATCAGTTCCAGTAACAGTTGCTTTTAGAGTATTTGGGTCAATGGTAAATGAAAGTTTAGTATCTTGTGGAATTGAGATATTATATTTATCTAACAAAGATTGAAATTGTTCATTCACTTTTTCTCTATCGTATGCTTTTCTTTCTGCTACATCTACATCACCTAAAATTGGTGTTTCATCTCTTAAAATTGCATCTGCGTAAGCAAACATTTTTCTGTCTTTTAAATAGTGTATTTCTGTACTATAAGCAATATCTCTTTCTTGTTTAGTTAATCCTTGTACATAATAAGGTGATGAAGTATTTTTATATTTATCAAAAATATGGTTATAAGGATAATCAAATTTCTTATTTTCTTCATTCATTTTTGAATAATGTTCTTCTAAGATTTTAACTTGTCTTGCTTCTTCTGGATTTACATAACCATTTCTAGCTTGAATAACAGTCTCTTCTTCTAATGATTCACTATTTGAACTTATATCTATACTAACTGAATCAGTTAATTTTTTTGTTTGAGTAGTAAAACTACTTTCTGCTTGTGAGCTTTGAGTTACTTTTATTGCCCCATTTAACGAGCTAAATGATTGTGTATTTGAGTTTATAGTCATGATTACTCCCTTTATTCTTTCAACTTTATCTTAATTCTTAAGTGAAGTATTATTTATTTGATTCTTCTCATTATCTTCTTTTGATTCTTTTCCATCCCCAAACAAATATTTCAACATAAGTTCCTCTTTACTTAAAACTTCTTTATTGTCTTTTTTTGTATTATTTTTATTATTTGTTAAATCAATATCATCATATTTTTTAGTAAATTGTGTTGTATCTGAATAGTCAGATTCAGTCATAGAATCAGCTCCTTGCGATTTTTTTTTATCAAAAAGTGCTTCTTTCCACTCTTTAATCCAACCACTTTTTTGGGTTCCAAAATTTTCACTTTGTTTTACATCATAAAATGAACCATTTTGATAATCTATTGATAAAACTAAATCTGGCACTGAATCAAATCCATTTCTTGCAAGTTTTGCCAACTCTGCTCCATCTGAACCTAGAGTCATCTGTTTTGTAAAATCAGACTTATTTGGATTTTCATTAATCTTTTTTGCATATATTTCAAATACATCTGTTCCATCTTCTGTCACGAACTTTCCATCTTTTATTTCTAAATCTTTTAAGTTATAACCTGTTACATCTTTTATATTTTGAACTAAACCATATTTTGAAGATGATTCTGCATTATATTGTGTTGAATCATCTGAACGACTTGAACTAATATGTAAAAATAGTTGTTTAGCATTATCAGCAGTATTTATAACATCTTCAACTGATTTAGCAAGAGTTTCATCATCAGTTCCAGTAACAGTTGCTTTTAGAGTATTTGGGTCAATGGTAAATGAAAGTTTAGTATCTTGTGGAATTGAGATATTATATTTATCTAACAAAGATTGAAATTGTCCATTTACTTTTTCTCTATCGTATGCTTTTCTTTCTGCTGTTTCTATAACTCCACCTGATACTGGTCCACCTGATTTAAAAATAGGGTCATCTTTTAACATTAAATTACCATTATCTTTTCCATTTCTTTGGAAGCGGAGTTCATTAGTATATGCAGCATTTCTTTCTTCTTTAGTTAACCCTTGTATATAATAAGGAGAAGAAGTATTCTTATATTTATCCCAAATATGATTATAAGGATTTTCGAATTGATTATTTTCTTCAACAGCACTTGAATAGTATTCCCGCATAATTTTAATTCGTGCTTCTTTTTCTTCATTTACGTAACCATTTCTAGCTTGAATAACTGTCTCTTCTTCTAATGATTCACTATTTGAACTTATATCTATACTAACTGAATCAGTTAATTTTTTTGTTTGAGTAGTAAAACTACTTTCTGCTTGTGAGCTTTGAGTTACTTTTATTGCCCCATTTAACGAGCTAAATGATTGTGTATTTGAGTTTATAGTCATGATTACTCCCTTTTTATGCATAATATAGTTTTCTTACTGCTTGATTATAATTTTTTTGAAATAATCATAACCATCAACTATTTGTCTATTTAATTGAGAAGTTCTAAGATTTTTATCAATATGTATATCCTTATTTGATACTTATAAAACTTGCATTTATATCTTTAGCATATGTTCATCTTTAGTTTACTTTTTAAATATATTAAGAATTACTCTTTATTTCATTATGTTTTTTTTGAAGAATTATAAAATCATTTAATAATTTTTGATACAACTTTCTATCTTCCTCTGAGATAACAGGATTTTTAACCAGTTCATAATACTCTTTTACTATTGCTTCCATAAATTTTTTATAATCTGATATTTCCCAATTCTCTTTTGTAGAGTTTTTTCTAAGTTCTGGATTATCTCTTTGGGGAATTAAACATCTTTTATCATTCCAACCCAAATTAGCAGATAATCTATCAAAAAAATATAACATTTCTATTTGTTCGTCAATTGTTTGAACTGTTTCAAATACAGCCTTATTAAAATCTTCATTATCAGTCATTTTTGTAGCTGTAAACATTGCACCAATTTTAATATCTGTACTTTTCACAAGAGGAATTTTATCAGCAGATATGCCACTTCCATAAAGTGCAGAATCTAAAAAATCTCCAAGTTTTTTAACTTGTTCAAAACTCAAACTTTGTATTTCTGCTAGTGTAAAATAATCATCAGCTAAAATATCTCTAAATATTCTTTCTTCTGTTGGTGATAGAGATGAAAAACTTGTATATTTATCAATAAAAGCTACAACTCTAAATGTTTCTTTTTTTTCTGTTGTTTCTTCTATTTGAGTATTTAAAAGTGTAGCAAATGAGTTATTACTATTTTGTGTTGTTGAAGTTTGTGATGATGATATAGTTGAATAAGGATTACTATTTGTTGATAATATTTCCATTTTACTCTCCCCTTTTTAATTCTTTTCTTTTTCTTATTAACTCATTTTTAATAACAATTTTAATTTATCATAAGCTTTATCCTCATTAGAATTATCATCACGATTTATGTTTTTTGGATTATTTTGTATCTCTTGAAGCATATCTTTTATATTCATAATAGCTGTATCAAAATCAAATGCTCCAATATCTTGAGCTGAATTATTTGATTGAGTTGTATTCTCATCTGCTTTTTGTATAACTTGCCCACTAACTCTTTTTTTAGCTTCTTGTATTTCAAGAGTTAATTTTTTTAAAGCAGTTTCTATTTCTTCATTAGTTGATTTATTATCATCTTTCATCTTTAGAATTTCTTTTAATTTTTCTTCAAATCCTTTTAACTCTCCAACAGTAAAACCTGTTTTAAGTAAAGAAATTATGTCCTCGTAAAGACTTTGAGTTGAAGGTTCTTCTTTTATAACTTCGTCATTTTCTTTATTTACAAAAGTTTTTTCTTCATTAGCTGTTTTTGAAGAAATTAAACTTTCAAATGCATCATTTTTTTCTTTATTAACATTATGATTTTTATTTGAATTACTATAATCTTGACTATTTGAACCTAGTGTTGATATTAGACTTGAAGTGTTCATATTTTCCCCTTTACTTTTATAACTGTATTTCTTATTATACTTTTTTAGTATCACAAATAGTGTCACATTATAAAGATATTTTATTATTTATATAAATTAGGTTAAATAAAATATTGGAATTGAAAATAGGGATTGAAGATTTATGAGGATGAAAAATCTAAATAAAAAAAGAGAATTAAATCTCTTCTTTTATTTTTTCTAAATCTTTAATTTTATCAAGATATTGTTCTTTTTTTGATTTTACAAAATTTATTCTATCTTCATTTATCTCTAAGTATTGCTCTTTTGAGTATTTTACTATTTTAAACAGATAGTTTCTTTTTGAAGTTAAGAAATCTTCAATTTTCTCAAATGCAAAATTTGCTTTTAATTTTCCAACGATTTCATCTTCTCTTGGGTGAGAGATAGAAAATCTTGTTGGCTCTTTTTTATATAACTCTTCAGATTCAGATATTTGTTGTTCAAAGTGGCTAATAGTCGCTTGTGTAGTTTGAATATAAGAATATGATAAGGCTCCATTGAAGTAAGCGAATTTTTTTCTTAATGCAGATATATTTTCTAAAATAGCTGTATGGTATGTTTTTAAAACATTTTCATATACTTTTGCAGCAAAGTGTCTTGTATTTGAAAATTCTAAATCTGAAGCAATTTCTCTGTGTTTTCTAAGAAGTTCATATGGTTCTTGCCATTTTCTAACTTCATTATTAATTAGATTGTATACATCTTTGAAAGATTCATCTGTGTTTAGTTCAATATTTTTTAATAGTTTAATTGACCTTTTAAACATTTTATCAATAGTTTGGTCATCATAAAATAGGCTTTTATAAATTGCATCTGAATCAATCCAAAATGTTTCATATTGGAATTTTTCTATTTTCCCACCTAAGAAACTTTTTGATTCTTCAAATCTAAAAGCTGGTTTTCTTTTAATATTTTTGTATGTTTCATGGGCAATTTTTTCCATAATTGTTTCTAATGAGTTATAAATATTAAATAACTCTTTTGAATATTTTTTCTGAATATTTTCAAATTGTTCAATAACTTTTGGTTCACAAGCTTTTAATACATCAATTAAAACATCATAAACTTTTGTAATTGTTTCATACTCTTTAGAAAGAATATCACAAATGCCTCTTAAATCTTTTTTAATTGCAAACTCTTTTGTTTCTGCTGCTTGTGGTCTAATTGTATTTTCAATAAATTCCAGAACTTGGTTGATATTAGATTCTTTTAAAAGTTTCATATCTCCTGACATATCTTTTGTGTTAATTTCACTAATTTTTTTGTGGAATTCTTCAAATCTATCTTGGAAAAAATCTAAAGTAGAAACACCAATATTTTTATTTAGTTCAGTTTTAAACTCTTTTGTAATAGCTTCAAATGAATCATCAAGTAATACTCTTTTTTGATGTGCTCTTGATTCCAGTGCCATTTTTGCAGAAATAGGAGTAACTTGTGCAAAATATTTCCCAAATTTTTCAGTTACGTATTTTGTAGTTGTTTCAACTTGCTCAGGAGTTAACTTATCTTTTTGATTTAAAACACATAAAGATTTGTTTTTAAAGTGTTGCATATACTCTTCTAAAACTTCTGCTTCTGAAAGTTTTCCTGCATTATCAATAAGAGTTAACCAAATAATTCCTCCAACATCTCTTAGAACTTTTCTAGTTGTATCAGTATCACTTTGAGATTGAGAGTTAAGTCCTGGTGTATCAACAAATGAAATATCTTTTAAAATATCCATAGGAGCATAAAGGGTAAGATATTTTATATCTTTCATTTCGTGTTGTCTTTGATCTGTAAAATCAGCAATTGCTTCTATTGGAGCAAATTCTTGAGCACCTGAATAATATGTAATTTTTAGTTTATACTCTTCTCCATAATTTATAAAGTTTACCTTTGAAGTAACTGGTGTAATTCCTGTTGGAAGTACATTCCTTGCAAGTAAAGCATTTAAAAATGTAGATTTTCCAGAAGAAAATTGTCCTGTAATTGCAATTTCAATTGGGTATCTAGCTCGTCTAATTTGTTTATTTAAAATACCAACAAGTTGATTTGAAGGTAGGAATTTTTCATCCAAAAGTTTAGCTTGAACTTTTTTTATGTCTCCTACTAATCCCTCTTCATAAACTATTTCGTGAATTGTATATGTTTCTTTATACTCAGTTACAAAACTTTTTAGGATATTAAAATTTGCACTCATTAGTGTAATCCTTTTATTGTTGTAGAAATGTTCTCAAGTTTTTTAATATTTTTATGAATATCAATAGATAACTGAGCTTTATTTTTATCATTTTCTTCAAATGAACTGATTTGATTTTTAAGAAGTTCTTCATCATTTTTAAGTTTTTGCTCAAAAGTTCGTAAAGGAGCATTTAAAGTTGCAAAGAAAGATTCAATTAATAATGAACTAACTTTTTTAGCTTTTGCTTTAATATCTTCTTCAATTGAAGTAAATTGGTTTTTTATTAAAAGTTCAACTTCCCTGTCAAGTTCACTTAATTTTGCTTCTTTTGCTTTTGAAACAGCATCAATAACTAAAGAAATTAAAACCTCATTATTAGATGTTAAAAAACCTGCTTTAAAATCATCTTGGAAAAATCCTCTAGCATCAAAGTTATCATTTTTATGTCCAATTGTAAAACCTAAATCATGATATTTTTGTTCACATTGTTCACCAATAGTTTGAGATTTTTTGATAAATTTATATCTATAATCTCTAATAACATCAATAATTCCATCTTTAATTGCAGTCTCAACAATAACTTTTATTCTTGAATTTTCAGGTCTTTTTTTTGTTTTTTCAAAAGAGTATCTTACATCTCCCACAACTCTTTTTTTAATCACATTTTGAAGTTCTAAAAGTTCACTTTGTAAAAATGTTTCTAGGGAATCTATGTAAGCTTTTGAGTCATTTTTATAGTAATTAATATCTTCATTCATAGCTTGAAAAATTCTAGTATTTACTACTTTTTTCTTGTTGAAATCTTGAAGTTCTTTTTCCAATTCATCTTTTGATTTTGATAAAAGTTTTAATTCATAGTTGTAAAAAGAAGTTTGTTTTTCAAGTATTTTTTGTAATTGATTTTTAGATGATTGAATTACAAGTTCACCTTTTTGTGAATTTGAACCAAATAAGGTTTCATTTAGATATTTCTCAATTTCTAAAATTCCTGTATCTTCAAGTGTATATCCAGCATCAAGAGCTTCTTGTTCTCGTCCAGTTCTATGTAATAGTGCCATTCTTCCAGAAATAGGAATAAATTTGATAGTTTTTAAAATATAATCAAGTTGAGAATCTTTATTTTGAGCTCTTAACTGTTTTTCTATTGAAGATTTTGTATAGTTAATAACTTCTTCAAGTTGCTCTTTTGAAACAGTATCAGCTCGCGTAATTACAACTAAAAGTTTTGAGATATTTTGGTAAAGTAGGGCATCAATAATAAACTCAACATCTTTTAGTGTTGCACTTTGAGATACATTCATAAGATGTAACATCATGTCACAAGCACTGATATACTCTTTTGTAATCTCTTCCCTTTGAATAACTGGGTCATCAAGGCCTGGTGTGTCAACTATCTCAATTCCATCACTTAAAAAATCAAGTTGAGAACCAAGTTCAACATATTTTACAAGATTACATTTTTTACCACTTGCTTCTGCTGATGTATAAGATGATAAGTCATTAATATCAACTTCATCAAATCTAGAAACAGGTTTTATATAATTTTGTAGTTCATCCCCAAAGATTTTGTTTGTTTCATTCACAAACTCTTTCATTGATTCAAGTTGTTCTGCTGATTTTAAAATTCTATCCCACTCATGAGTATTCCAATAAAAAACTTTTGCATTATCAGTTGGATTGTATTTAACTATAGTTAAATTTGCAGTTTCAGGAACAACAGCGCTTCCAAGAATCTCTCGTCCCATTAAAGCATTTAACATTGTTGATTTA from Arcobacter venerupis includes these protein-coding regions:
- a CDS encoding YgjP-like metallopeptidase domain-containing protein yields the protein MKYLNHYPKDLQDKIKVLIEKEKLSSYIKTKYPNAHSFTNDKTLYSYVMDFKNEYFKKHQVSKVMYDGKINVINNALGMHSIVSRVQGGKLKSKNEIRVASVFKNMPEEFLQMIVVHELAHFKEKEHDKAFYNLCTFMMPSYHQVEFDLRVYLTHVDLFGKLY
- a CDS encoding HPP family protein gives rise to the protein MKKFFKQFKKINSESLEKSNILWSWIASFIGILAISYFHRNILNDKDLTLVIGSFGASAVLVYGAVNSPLAQPRNLIGGHILSALVGVISFKLFSGNILLCSAFAVSTSILIMQLTLTLHPPGGATALIAVIGSNQIHDLGFLYVLVPVTSGAFILLIIAVIINNIPKHRYYPESLKDYNKKWFSDE
- a CDS encoding ArsR/SmtB family transcription factor, coding for MSNSKQLIRSCCEDISYICDIEKKLPNEGELAQLSNIFKALNDPIRVKILFALLEYEICVGEMVNLLQIPQSHVSHQLKILRKYGIVEFTKDKKMSFYYIKNEYIKTLLILAQKGIKE
- a CDS encoding DUF4885 family protein, with the translated sequence MTINSNTQSFSSLNGAIKVTQSSQAESSFTTQTKKLTDSVSIDISSNSESLEEETVIQARNGYVNEEKEARIKIMREYYSSAVEENNQFENPYNHIWDKYKNTSSPYYIQGLTKEERNAAYTNELRFQRNGKDNGNLMLKDDPIFKSGGPVSGGVIETAERKAYDREKVNGQFQSLLDKYNISIPQDTKLSFTIDPNTLKATVTGTDDETLAKSVEDVINTADNAKQLFLHISSSRSDDSTQYNAESSSKYGLVQNIKDVTGYNLKDLEIKDGKFVTEDGTDVFEIYAKKINENPNKSDFTKQMTLGSDGAELAKLARNGFDSVPDLVLSIDYQNGSFYDVKQSENFGTQKSGWIKEWKEALFDKKKSQGADSMTESDYSDTTQFTKKYDDIDLTNNKNNTKKDNKEVLSKEELMLKYLFGDGKESKEDNEKNQINNTSLKN
- a CDS encoding heavy metal translocating P-type ATPase; the protein is MSKEKINLNISGMTCVNCSNGIEKVVGKLKGLESSKVSFASNEGEFYINTEFLDKQSLINKIEKLGYGVEENLEALEKSKLKAYNKLKRVFILSATIAVIMFYFMFFPLENMQINQYLMFFLATVVQFYAGSRFYILAFKALRNKNYDMNVLVALGTSAAYFYSVFVVLFPSLFPEHLRFIYFDGAVVIITFILLGRLLEERSKAKATDFLKKLMDLAPLNATLICEDGSYKTILATQLKVGDRVLIKSGEKISTDALIKKGSADIDTSMITGESMPVYKTIGDEVIAGTLNTSGVIEVEVLKESKDTTLSKIVELLSTAQSKKLPISRFADKVANIFVPAVILASVVTFLVWFFIVGDTMGAILASISVLIISCPCALGLATPIAIVSAVGKGAHEGILIKNPEILELIKDIKYAVFDKTGTLTTGIISVKDALYEESLLDILASLETQSEHPISKAVVNFAKAKNLACDKTFEDTQIIAGQGISASFEDKKLLIGSLSFLEKNDVVLETKYLEFYNKSLNDGSGVILASFDKKCVAVFALADTIKQGAKELIINLKAKNITPILLTGDNETTANSVAEKLGIEKVYAQVLPDEKYKVIIELQKEAKVMFVGDGINDSPSIKQADIGITLNSGSDITKDAGDIILINNDLNAVLKSINLSIESMKIIKQNLFWAFIYNAAGIPLAAGVFFPIFGIMLSPMYAGIAMSFSSVTVVLNSLRLKLKKI
- a CDS encoding glycosyltransferase; translated protein: MSKFLYITDQDEYTDHSFIGPLFQKYLTKHFDINTTYFSKVKTKIEIEDDGRIIIPENLKNNIIKELSNSGIDLYEYQFVVIRNSTDLLKEVLKQKEKYNFKVGFRLSFPKRIAKLQTDEANNKKTLFDVISNKIQTYSEIYLINECDIFLPTSFQMKNDYFKDVKIRTFVIPSAIDPDVLQSNIQHEGSEKRFFYAGTLDKLREFETILEAFSNISSSNYKLMISTKDPEYLDDLLNEFSNLRDNIEIHDAKTRNELLELIALADVGLSPLPDIALFNSSTPMKVLDYYSSAVPCIMSNNENNASIFEDNVSAWFTNFDEQSIKEKLEYIISLSKEEVAQVGINGQKRLLDVRNYKRIADDLAHQLNIL
- a CDS encoding DUF4885 family protein, encoding MTINSNTQSFSSLNGAIKVTQSSQAESSFTTQTKKLTDSVSIDISSNSESLEEETVIQARNGYVNPEEARQVKILEEHYSKMNEENKKFDYPYNHIFDKYKNTSSPYYVQGLTKQERDIAYSTEIHYLKDRKMFAYADAILRDETPILGDVDVAERKAYDREKVNEQFQSLLDKYNISIPQDTKLSFTIDPNTLKATVTGTDDETLTKSIEDVINTADNAKQLFLHISSSRSDDSTQYNAESSSKYGLVQNIKDVTGYNLKDLEIKDGKFVTEDGTDVFEIYTKKINENPNKSDFTKQMSIASDGAALAKLARNGFDSVPDLVLSIDYQNGSFYDVKQSENFGTEKNGWIKEWKDAKTTEAMAHKKEEYESQYLDTTQFTQKYNDIDLTSNKTNTKKENKEVLSKEELMLKYLFGDGKESKEDKDFLSSSFLNKEAL